Proteins co-encoded in one Euleptes europaea isolate rEulEur1 chromosome 1, rEulEur1.hap1, whole genome shotgun sequence genomic window:
- the CCDC22 gene encoding coiled-coil domain-containing protein 22: MEEVDKILIHSLRLSGMDIPDEVQSIREFTTELIVEAVVRCLRVINPSAGAGLSHILPPGMSARFRIGMSMAQACQDLGYQGEVGYQTFLYSSEPEIRRLLLFLVEKLPRDSSEDASQPVGKSTALHRAIAATVKEQLAVPWVPPTCRTPRLQLLQGSCLLKQFQALPFVLPEESGPSIGKMPQERKDYFVTFLPPVSAQLPRPASFAPSLLERNVAELSAAQDWENEWKSQGLGSRMTPEEYHQWKHQRLQRRLLDQLRQACPQGGPAPQGAAARDLTHLLGTFCAGQERAGALAKGSRFTHTQHLAFKQEVEPTTQIQALPISRTSEQDLQERQAAEVEALEREMGRLVGQIEELEGQMATLGLTLTQVEGEVRRRQLGVTDLEQTLRVKGCTVELLPDAENNMAKLQVVVESSVQRIIQLAAQWEKHRVPLIQEFRELKALHDSKELESSRRLSEIRELHERIRSAADEAKRKDDLYKQLLLELESLPKDVSRSAYTQRILDIVSNIRKQKEEITKILSDTKELQKEINSLTGKLDRTFAVTDELVFKDAKRDEAVRKAYKYLAALHESCSQLIQTIEDTGTILREIRDLEEQIESETSKKTLSNLERILNDYRALKQENAALLSRTRET; encoded by the exons ATGGAGGAGGTGGACAAGATCCTCATACATTCCCTCCGCCTCTCTGGGAT ggACATCCCCGACGAAGTGCAGAGCATCCGGGAGTTCACCACCGAGCTGATCGTGGAGGCCGTCGTGCGATGCCTCCGGGTCATCAACCCTTCTGCGGGGGCTGGCCTGAGCCACATTCTCCCTCCTGGAATGTCCGCGCGCTTCCGGATCGGCATGAGCATGGCGCAAGCCTGCCAG GACTTGGGGTACCAAGGAGAAGTCGGCTACCAGACCTTCTTGTACAGCAGCGAGCCTGAAATCCGgcgccttctcctcttcctcgtGGAAAAGCTCCCGCGCGATTCCTCGGAGGATGCCAGCCAGCCTGTGG GCAAATCGACAGCGCTTCACAGAGCCATTGCTGCTACCGTCAAGGAACAACTGGCTGTCCCCTGGGTGCCCCCGACCTGCCGTACCCCCCGCCTGCAGCTGTTACAG GGTTCGTGCCTGCTGAAGCAATtccaagctctgccctttgtCCTTCCTGAGGAGTCGGGCCCGTCCATAGGGAAGATGCCCCAAG agAGAAAAGATTACTTTGTCACGTTCCTGCCTCCGGTGTCAGCACAGTTGCCCCGACCTGCGTCTTTCGCGCCGTCCCTGCTGGAGCGGAATGTGGCCGAACTGAGCGCGGCTCAGGACTGGGAGAACGAGTGGAAGAGCCAAGGCCTCGGATCCCGCATGACTCCAGAG GAATACCATCAGTGGAAGCACCAGCGGCTGCAGCGTCGCCTTCTGGACCAGCTACGCCAAGCGTGCCCTCAGGGTGGGCCTGCCCCGCAGGGAGCGGCAGCACGCGATCTGACTCATCTCCTGGGGACTTTCTGTGCGGGGCAGGAGCGCGCGGGGGCTCTAGCCAAAGGCTCTCGCTTCACCCACACTCAGCACCTGGCCTTTAAGCAG GAGGTAGAACCCACAACCCAAATCCAGGCACTGCCAATCTCCCGGACATCAGAACAG gactTACAGGAAAGACAAGCAGCTGAAGTGGAGGCCCTGGAAAGGGAAATGGGCCGCCTGGTGGGGCAAATTGAGGAGCTGGAGGGCCAGATGGCCACACTGGGGCTGACTCTCACGCAG GTAGAGGGAGAGGTGCGGCGGCGGCAGCTGGGCGTGACCGATCTGGAGCAGACCCTGCGAGTCAAGGGCTGTACCGTGGAGCTGCTCCCTGACGCGGAGAACAACATGGCCAAGCTGCAG GTGGTGGTCGAGAGCAGCGTGCAACGGATCATCCAGCTGGCCGCCCAGTGGGAGAAGCACCGAGTGCCGCTCATCCAGGAATTTCGGGAGCTCAAGGCCCTGCATGACTCCAAGGAG CTGGAATCGTCGCGGCGCCTCTCAGAGATCAGGGAGCTACACGAGCGGATCCGATCGGCTGCCGACGAGGCGAAGCGCAAAGATGACCTTTACAAGCAGTTG CTCCTGGAGCTGGAATCCCTTCCCAAAGATGTCTCTCGCTCCGCCTACACTCAGCGCATTCTGGACATAGTCAGCAACATCCGTAAGCAGAAAGAGGAAATcaccaag ATCCTGTCCGAcaccaaggaactccagaagGAGATCAACAGCCTGACCGGGAAGCTAGACCGGACTTTTGCCGTCACCGATGAGCTGGTTTttaag GACGCCAAACGAGACGAGGCCGTGAGGAAAGCATATAAGTACTTGGCAGCCTTGCATGAG AGCTGCAGTCAGCTGATCCAAACGATTGAGGACACCGGCACCATTTTGCGGGAGATCCGGGATCTAGAGGAGCAG ATCGAGAGCGAGACCAGCAAGAAAACCCTGAGCAACTTGGAGAGGATCCTCAATGATTATCGGGCTCTGAAGCAGGAGAACGCAGCACTGCTGAGCCGTACCCGGGAGACATGA